The following proteins come from a genomic window of Streptomyces sp. NBC_00539:
- a CDS encoding EI24 domain-containing protein → MGDLVGGFRYLLAGQRWVFANGRWLGFGLLPGLVSLVLYAGALVGLGFGADDLTAWATPFADDWSSPWLGLFRGFLTALVFALGLFLAVITFTAVTLLIGQPFYESLSEQVDRTEGGEVPESGRGLWEDLWISGRDSLRLLLRVALYGILLFALGFVPVVGQTVVPAIGFCVSGYFLTQELTSVALQRRRVDLGGQLALLRARRALALGFGVPLVLAFLVPLVAVFLMPGAVAGATLMARHLMGADAEAEDAGDAETASQTAPEAAPAGEFGPPPSW, encoded by the coding sequence ATGGGTGATCTTGTGGGGGGTTTCCGGTACCTGCTCGCCGGACAGCGGTGGGTCTTCGCCAACGGCCGCTGGCTGGGCTTCGGCCTGCTGCCGGGGCTGGTCTCGCTGGTGCTGTACGCCGGCGCGCTCGTCGGGCTCGGGTTCGGCGCCGACGACCTGACGGCCTGGGCCACCCCCTTCGCCGACGACTGGTCCTCCCCGTGGCTCGGGCTGTTCCGCGGCTTCCTGACGGCCCTCGTGTTCGCCCTCGGGCTCTTCCTCGCGGTGATCACCTTCACCGCCGTGACCCTGCTGATCGGCCAGCCGTTCTACGAGTCCCTCTCCGAGCAGGTCGACAGGACCGAAGGCGGCGAGGTGCCGGAGTCCGGGCGGGGGCTGTGGGAGGACCTGTGGATCTCCGGCCGGGACAGCCTGCGGCTGCTGCTGCGGGTGGCGCTCTACGGGATCCTGCTCTTCGCCCTCGGGTTCGTCCCGGTGGTCGGGCAGACCGTGGTCCCGGCGATCGGGTTCTGCGTGTCCGGCTACTTCCTCACCCAGGAGCTCACCTCCGTCGCCCTCCAGCGGCGCCGTGTTGACCTCGGCGGGCAGTTGGCACTGCTGCGGGCGAGGCGGGCGCTGGCGCTCGGGTTCGGCGTGCCGCTGGTCCTGGCGTTCCTGGTGCCGCTGGTGGCGGTGTTCCTGATGCCGGGCGCGGTGGCGGGGGCGACGCTGATGGCGCGGCACCTGATGGGGGCGGATGCCGAGGCGGAGGACGCCGGGGACGCCGAGACGGCCTCGCAGACGGCCCCCGAGGCGGCTCCCGCCGGGGAGTTCGGTCCGCCGCCGTCCTGGTAG
- a CDS encoding carbon-nitrogen hydrolase family protein, which produces MKIAAAQLTCVPADVAANVAAAAALAAAAREQGAELVVFPELTLTGYELDALAGDPGLWLADSDDPRLDPLRSAGTATAVNVALRTTGPLPALATLVHDTDGAHVTTYAKQHLYRHERGAFAPGTADGRFTLGGIRFSLGVCYDNHFPDLAARAAADGCRVHLASSLYGTGEGVRERATVHPGIAGAHGMYVVLANHVGPAGPWTGCGGAAVWAPDGSLVAEADDRTPSVVTATIEA; this is translated from the coding sequence GTGAAGATCGCCGCAGCCCAGCTCACCTGTGTACCCGCCGATGTCGCGGCCAACGTCGCCGCGGCCGCCGCACTGGCCGCCGCCGCGCGGGAGCAGGGAGCCGAGCTCGTGGTGTTCCCCGAACTCACCCTGACCGGCTACGAACTGGACGCCCTGGCCGGGGATCCGGGTCTGTGGCTGGCGGACTCCGACGACCCCCGGCTGGACCCGCTGCGCTCCGCCGGGACCGCCACCGCCGTCAACGTCGCCCTGCGCACCACGGGCCCGCTGCCCGCCCTCGCCACGCTGGTCCACGACACGGACGGCGCGCACGTGACGACGTACGCGAAGCAGCACCTCTACCGTCACGAACGGGGCGCCTTCGCACCGGGCACCGCCGACGGCCGCTTCACCCTCGGCGGGATCCGCTTCAGCCTCGGCGTCTGCTACGACAACCACTTCCCGGACCTGGCCGCCAGGGCCGCGGCGGACGGCTGCCGGGTGCACCTGGCGAGCTCGCTGTACGGGACGGGCGAGGGCGTCCGGGAGCGGGCCACCGTCCACCCGGGCATCGCCGGGGCCCACGGTATGTACGTGGTGCTGGCCAACCACGTCGGCCCGGCGGGCCCGTGGACCGGCTGCGGCGGCGCCGCCGTGTGGGCGCCGGACGGCAGCCTCGTGGCCGAGGCGGACGACCGTACGCCGTCCGTGGTGACGGCCACGATCGAGGCCTGA
- a CDS encoding sensor histidine kinase — MTPHVSDDPERRSGQDSGAEVPASLPVLLEAVLAVGSQLELRSTLQHLVDSAADLCAARYAALGVVDPERGLLTELFTSGLTADQRAAIPRLPDGRTGVLGALVSDPRPLLLDDLALDPRAVGLPPGHPPVRGFLGVPIRVHTEVFGNLYLTQKRGGGRFTDEDLSLLRVLASQAGIAIGNARLYETARRRERWIEGAAAVTTTLLAGRPAADALMCVADRARLLADAMAGVVLQPTPEGGMEIVAASTHGDPGDLVGTTIAPGSAVLEQLLGGEAVFIEDSATDPRMTTHVRERFGPSMMLPLQSGGRLIGTLALPRARGGRPYDAVDRLLASQFASQAALALVLADAQHDREQLAVYEDRDRIARDLHDLVVQRLFATEMMLESTKKRSASAATGDTVGAELGRAVDELDSTIQEVRTTIFALQQPPTDAPTTFRGRVLRETGGAAVLLGFQPSVHFTGAVDALVPEPVAGDLLSALRGALAAAHRRSGVTAIEVKVDAVPSRVRLTVCDDGRTESGTRGTKVTWVSEL; from the coding sequence ATGACGCCGCACGTATCCGACGACCCGGAACGCCGGTCCGGCCAGGACTCCGGCGCAGAGGTCCCGGCGAGCCTGCCCGTGCTGCTGGAGGCGGTGCTCGCCGTCGGGTCGCAGCTGGAGCTGCGCAGCACCCTCCAGCACCTCGTGGACTCGGCCGCCGACCTGTGCGCGGCACGCTACGCCGCGCTCGGGGTCGTCGACCCCGAGCGCGGCCTGCTGACCGAGCTGTTCACCTCCGGCCTGACCGCCGACCAGCGGGCCGCGATCCCCCGGCTGCCCGACGGCCGCACCGGGGTGCTCGGCGCGCTCGTCAGCGACCCCCGCCCGCTGCTGCTCGACGACCTGGCCCTGGATCCCCGTGCGGTCGGCTTGCCGCCCGGGCACCCCCCGGTGCGCGGGTTCCTCGGCGTACCCATCCGGGTGCACACGGAGGTCTTCGGGAACCTCTACCTCACGCAGAAGCGCGGCGGCGGCCGCTTCACCGACGAGGACCTGTCCCTGCTGCGCGTACTGGCCTCCCAGGCCGGGATAGCGATCGGCAACGCCCGCCTCTACGAGACCGCCCGCCGCCGGGAGCGCTGGATCGAGGGCGCCGCCGCGGTGACCACCACCCTGCTGGCGGGCCGCCCGGCGGCCGACGCGCTGATGTGCGTGGCGGACCGGGCCCGGCTGCTGGCGGACGCGATGGCCGGTGTGGTGCTCCAGCCCACCCCCGAGGGCGGCATGGAGATCGTCGCCGCCTCCACGCACGGCGACCCCGGTGACCTCGTCGGCACCACCATCGCCCCCGGCTCGGCGGTCCTGGAACAACTGCTCGGCGGGGAGGCGGTCTTCATAGAGGACTCGGCGACCGACCCCCGGATGACCACCCACGTACGGGAACGGTTCGGCCCGAGCATGATGCTCCCGCTGCAGAGCGGCGGCCGGCTGATCGGCACCCTCGCCCTGCCGCGGGCGCGCGGCGGACGCCCGTACGACGCCGTGGACCGGCTGCTGGCCTCCCAGTTCGCCTCCCAGGCCGCGCTGGCCCTCGTACTGGCGGACGCACAGCACGACCGCGAGCAGCTGGCCGTCTACGAGGACCGCGACCGGATCGCGCGCGACCTGCACGACCTGGTGGTCCAGCGGCTGTTCGCGACGGAGATGATGCTGGAGAGCACGAAGAAGCGCTCGGCGTCCGCCGCGACCGGGGACACGGTCGGCGCCGAACTCGGGCGGGCCGTGGACGAACTGGACTCCACCATCCAGGAGGTCCGCACCACGATCTTCGCGCTCCAGCAGCCCCCGACGGACGCCCCGACGACGTTCCGGGGCCGGGTGCTGCGCGAGACGGGCGGCGCGGCGGTGCTGCTGGGCTTCCAGCCGTCGGTGCACTTCACGGGGGCGGTGGACGCCCTGGTGCCCGAGCCGGTGGCGGGCGACCTGCTCTCCGCCCTGCGCGGCGCCCTGGCGGCGGCCCACCGTCGTTCCGGGGTCACCGCCATTGAGGTGAAGGTCGACGCGGTCCCCTCCCGGGTCCGGCTGACGGTCTGCGACGACGGACGGACGGAGTCGGGGACGCGGGGGACGAAGGTGACGTGGGTGTCGGAGCTCTAG
- a CDS encoding rod shape-determining protein — protein MTVSLEQLRRCHVAVDLGAARTRVYVKGAGLVVDEPSVAAVNTRTGALIAVGTFAERMTGRTPDYIRVVRPVSGGTVVDIEMAQRMLRHLLGEKLRRALRRKPRLRAAACTPHDADPLAQRAAVETLVGLGARRVELVDTLIAAAVGCGLPVEQPTATMIMVCGAAATQVAVLSLGSIVTAERIPVGGEAIDHAVVQHLRHAHELMLPSQAVRPLQLALHGNGITAEGPASTLIHGRDVATGLARSVQVDTAAVRDAIHTPLTAVLDGIGKVLRDCPPDLVADLTDRGIMMVGGSALLPGLDQMLRDATGMPVAIAERPDVCAVMGLGAMLEGKIAPMVLNPLTE, from the coding sequence GTGACCGTCAGTCTTGAGCAGTTGCGCCGCTGCCACGTCGCTGTCGACCTGGGGGCGGCCAGGACCCGCGTCTACGTGAAGGGCGCCGGCCTGGTCGTCGACGAGCCCAGCGTCGCCGCGGTGAACACCCGTACGGGGGCCCTCATCGCCGTCGGCACCTTCGCCGAACGGATGACGGGCCGTACGCCCGACTACATCCGGGTGGTGCGCCCCGTCTCCGGCGGCACCGTCGTCGACATCGAGATGGCGCAGCGGATGCTGCGTCACCTGCTCGGCGAGAAGCTGCGCCGCGCCCTGCGGCGCAAGCCCCGGCTGCGGGCCGCCGCCTGCACCCCGCACGACGCCGATCCGCTCGCGCAGCGGGCTGCGGTGGAGACGCTGGTCGGCCTCGGCGCCCGGCGCGTCGAGCTGGTCGACACCCTGATCGCGGCGGCCGTCGGCTGCGGCCTGCCCGTGGAGCAGCCGACCGCGACCATGATCATGGTGTGCGGGGCGGCGGCCACCCAGGTGGCGGTGCTGTCCCTGGGCTCCATCGTCACCGCCGAGCGGATCCCCGTCGGTGGGGAGGCCATCGACCACGCCGTGGTGCAACACCTGCGGCACGCGCACGAGCTGATGCTCCCCAGCCAGGCCGTCCGGCCGCTCCAGCTGGCGCTGCACGGCAACGGCATCACCGCCGAGGGCCCGGCCTCCACCCTCATCCACGGCCGGGACGTGGCCACGGGGCTGGCCCGCTCCGTGCAGGTGGACACCGCGGCGGTGCGCGACGCCATCCACACCCCGCTGACGGCGGTGCTCGACGGCATCGGCAAGGTGCTGCGGGACTGCCCGCCGGACCTGGTGGCCGACCTGACGGACCGGGGCATCATGATGGTCGGCGGCAGCGCCCTGCTGCCGGGCCTGGACCAGATGCTGCGCGACGCGACGGGGATGCCCGTCGCCATCGCGGAACGCCCCGACGTGTGCGCGGTGATGGGTCTGGGCGCGATGCTGGAAGGAAAGATCGCCCCGATGGTCCTCAACCCCTTGACCGAATGA
- a CDS encoding TetR/AcrR family transcriptional regulator has protein sequence MARTRSEERRGEIVRAAVEVIAERGYRGASLGAVAERVGLTQQGLLHYFPTKEALLVAVLEERDRWDTGGGSRASADTWRLDLLASLVDYNAMRPGIVQTFSALLGESVTDGHPAREFFTDRYAQVRAEMAAVLRAEFGDRLPSGLTPEEAAPLLTAVMDGLQYQWLLAPQSVDMPAAFRSFLTLLRGPQAAP, from the coding sequence ATGGCCAGGACGAGGAGCGAGGAGCGGCGCGGCGAGATCGTGCGCGCCGCGGTCGAGGTGATCGCCGAGCGCGGCTACCGGGGCGCGTCCCTGGGCGCGGTCGCCGAACGCGTCGGCCTGACCCAGCAGGGGCTGCTGCACTACTTCCCCACCAAGGAGGCACTGCTGGTCGCGGTGCTGGAGGAGCGCGACCGCTGGGACACCGGCGGCGGCTCGCGCGCCTCGGCGGACACCTGGCGGCTCGACCTGCTGGCCTCCCTCGTCGACTACAACGCGATGCGCCCGGGCATCGTGCAGACCTTCTCGGCGCTGCTGGGCGAGAGCGTCACCGACGGCCACCCGGCCCGGGAGTTCTTCACCGACCGCTACGCGCAGGTCCGCGCCGAGATGGCCGCGGTGCTGCGCGCCGAGTTCGGCGACCGCCTCCCCTCCGGCCTCACCCCCGAGGAGGCGGCCCCGCTGCTGACGGCGGTGATGGACGGCCTCCAGTACCAGTGGCTCCTCGCCCCGCAGTCGGTGGACATGCCCGCCGCGTTCCGCTCCTTCCTGACCCTGCTCCGCGGCCCGCAGGCGGCCCCTTAG
- a CDS encoding esterase/lipase family protein, producing MLTPRQGLPALLTLCLTLCVTFLAPSPARAASGAAVRNPVVFVHGYNADPGVWGSLREDLRADGYADADLFSFGYDTHQSVNEVLAGQLGAYVDQVRGRTGAARVDIVGHSFGSLVSRWYVKYGGGTAAVAHWVSLAGPNHGTSTAWACALWDQACRDMTPGSYVVKNLAAGDETPGAVAYATFWSDCDEVVNPDASVPLAGATNVAVGCLKHNDLLGDDATSAGVRAFLAS from the coding sequence ATGCTGACGCCCCGCCAGGGACTGCCGGCCCTCCTGACGCTCTGCCTGACCCTCTGCGTCACCTTCCTCGCGCCGTCACCGGCCCGGGCGGCCTCCGGGGCGGCCGTCCGCAATCCGGTCGTCTTCGTGCACGGCTACAACGCCGATCCCGGGGTGTGGGGGTCGCTGCGCGAGGACCTGCGCGCCGACGGGTACGCCGACGCGGACCTCTTCTCCTTCGGTTACGACACCCACCAGTCGGTGAACGAGGTCCTCGCCGGGCAGCTCGGTGCCTACGTCGACCAGGTCCGCGGGCGGACCGGCGCGGCCAGGGTGGACATCGTCGGGCACTCCTTCGGCTCGCTCGTCAGCCGCTGGTACGTGAAGTACGGCGGCGGTACGGCCGCCGTCGCCCACTGGGTCTCGCTCGCCGGCCCGAACCACGGCACCTCCACCGCCTGGGCCTGCGCCCTGTGGGACCAGGCCTGCCGGGACATGACGCCGGGGTCGTACGTGGTGAAGAACCTGGCCGCCGGGGACGAGACGCCGGGGGCGGTCGCGTACGCCACCTTCTGGTCGGACTGCGACGAGGTGGTCAACCCGGACGCCAGCGTCCCGCTGGCCGGGGCCACCAACGTGGCGGTGGGCTGCCTGAAACACAACGACCTGCTCGGCGACGACGCCACCTCGGCCGGGGTGCGGGCCTTCCTCGCGTCCTGA
- a CDS encoding NADP-dependent oxidoreductase: protein MSQIPAVSREWHLVRRPQGWPVAEDFALREVPVNAEPAPGRILVRNLHMSVDPYMRGRMNDVKSYVPPFRLDEPMDGGAVGEVVASAAEGIAVGDHVLHGLGWREYAELDAKHATKVDASLAPLSAYLGVLGMPGLTAYAGLFEVASFKEGDAVFVSGAAGAVGSLVGQFAKIKGASRVIGSAGSDEKVTLLTEKYGFDAAFNYKNGPVAEQLKEAAPEGIDVYFDNVGGDHLEAAISSLKVHGRATLCGAIAQYNDTEPAPGPRNLVQVIGKRLRLQGILVGDHAGIQQQFVQDVAGWLRSGELRYDETVHEGVENAADAFLGMLRGENTGKMIVSFTR from the coding sequence ATGTCCCAGATTCCCGCCGTGAGCCGCGAGTGGCACCTCGTCCGCCGCCCGCAGGGCTGGCCCGTCGCCGAAGACTTCGCCCTGCGCGAGGTACCGGTGAACGCCGAGCCCGCCCCGGGCCGGATCCTGGTGCGCAACCTCCACATGTCCGTCGACCCCTACATGCGCGGCCGGATGAACGACGTGAAGTCCTACGTCCCGCCGTTCCGGCTGGACGAGCCGATGGACGGCGGCGCGGTCGGCGAGGTCGTCGCCTCCGCCGCCGAGGGCATCGCGGTCGGCGACCACGTGCTGCACGGCCTCGGCTGGCGCGAGTACGCCGAGCTGGACGCCAAGCACGCCACCAAGGTCGACGCCTCCCTCGCCCCGCTCTCCGCCTACCTGGGCGTGCTCGGCATGCCGGGCCTGACCGCCTACGCCGGTCTCTTCGAGGTCGCCTCCTTCAAGGAGGGCGACGCCGTGTTCGTCTCCGGCGCCGCGGGAGCGGTCGGCAGCCTCGTCGGCCAGTTCGCGAAGATCAAGGGCGCGTCCCGGGTGATCGGCTCGGCCGGCTCGGACGAAAAGGTGACGCTCCTCACGGAGAAGTACGGCTTCGACGCCGCCTTCAACTACAAGAACGGCCCCGTCGCCGAGCAGCTCAAGGAAGCCGCGCCCGAGGGCATCGACGTCTACTTCGACAACGTCGGCGGCGACCACCTGGAAGCCGCGATCTCCTCCCTCAAGGTGCACGGCCGCGCCACCCTGTGCGGTGCGATCGCCCAGTACAACGACACCGAGCCGGCGCCCGGCCCGCGCAACCTCGTGCAGGTCATCGGCAAGCGGCTGCGACTCCAGGGCATCCTCGTCGGCGACCACGCGGGGATCCAGCAGCAGTTCGTCCAGGACGTGGCCGGCTGGCTGCGCTCCGGTGAGCTGCGCTACGACGAGACGGTCCACGAGGGCGTGGAGAACGCCGCCGACGCCTTCCTCGGGATGCTGCGCGGCGAGAACACCGGAAAGATGATCGTTTCCTTCACCCGTTAG
- a CDS encoding organic hydroperoxide resistance protein — protein sequence MSITQSDVAYTAVATAENGRDGRVATHDGKLDVVVNPPKELGGSGEGTNPEQLFAAGYSACFQGALAVVARNENADVSGSTVTAEVGIGKNDDGFGLIVKISASIPNVDAATAKDLIEKAHQVCPYSKATRGNITVELAV from the coding sequence ATGTCCATCACGCAGTCCGACGTCGCGTACACCGCCGTGGCCACCGCCGAGAACGGCCGTGACGGTCGCGTCGCCACCCACGACGGCAAGCTCGACGTCGTCGTGAACCCGCCGAAGGAGCTCGGCGGCAGCGGCGAGGGCACCAACCCGGAGCAGCTGTTCGCCGCCGGCTACAGCGCCTGCTTCCAGGGCGCCCTCGCGGTCGTCGCCAGGAACGAGAACGCCGACGTCTCCGGCTCCACCGTCACCGCCGAGGTGGGCATCGGCAAGAACGACGACGGTTTCGGCCTGATCGTCAAGATCTCCGCCTCGATCCCGAACGTGGACGCCGCCACCGCCAAGGACCTCATCGAGAAGGCCCACCAGGTCTGCCCGTACTCCAAGGCGACCCGCGGCAACATCACGGTCGAGCTGGCCGTCTGA
- a CDS encoding beta-glucosidase family protein, with protein sequence MTDADQAREDAVEAALDKLDLDTKTRLLAGQDMWSLPAVPEIGLASLVMSDGPVGVRGVRWTADDPSVALPSPTALAAAWDPALARRAGRLLAQEARRKGVHVLLAPTVNLHRSPLGGRHFECYSEDPYLTGAIGSGYVSGVQDGGVATTVKHFVGNDAETDRFTVDDVIAPRTLRELYLAPFEAIVKNARPWGIMTAYNQVNGSSMTEHRHLVNEVLRAEWGFDGCNVSDWMAARSTTGALLGGLDVAMPGPRTVYGSALAGAARAGEVPPEAVDGAVRNVLRLAARVGALEGAPAAVTEPPAGIDGQALAREIAARGFVLVRNEPASGGRRALPLDTAPGRTVALVGAAARDARVLGGGSATVFPERVVSPLDGLGAALPAGSLTFSVGADPSEELVPADKGFELRAICRDASGAVLGEGSLPSGQVQWIGEDLPAGATYETMASIEVTGTFVPRESGEHAFGTRGLGVFALAVDGRTLWEGVQRMGEEADPFEAFFGAPSERTRTTLTAGEPVEVSLTFQVPDVSALPLKAIMFSLLHLGPRRDADELIAEAVEAARAADTAVVVVATTERVESEGFDRKDLRLPGRQDDLVRAVAAVNRNTVVVVNAGSPVELPWRADVAAVLLTWFPGQEGGAALADVLLGETEPGGRLPTTWPAALADAPVTEVVPREGRLEYREGLLIGHRAYEARGVKPAYPFGHGLGYTEWAYEALEVTGSVARVRLTNTGARPGREIVQLYLAPLADDAGRPASWLAGFAPVAAGPGESVELEITLPDRSFEVWDESAGSWRRVGGGYEVRASRAHGDTRLTATLHV encoded by the coding sequence GTGACCGATGCCGATCAGGCCCGTGAAGACGCCGTAGAGGCCGCGCTCGACAAGCTGGATCTCGACACCAAGACCCGTCTGCTGGCAGGTCAGGACATGTGGTCCCTGCCCGCCGTCCCCGAGATCGGGCTGGCGTCCCTGGTCATGTCCGACGGTCCCGTCGGCGTGCGCGGCGTGCGCTGGACCGCCGACGACCCGTCCGTCGCGCTGCCCTCCCCGACCGCGCTCGCCGCGGCCTGGGACCCCGCGCTCGCCCGCCGGGCCGGCCGGCTCCTCGCCCAGGAAGCGCGCCGCAAGGGCGTCCACGTACTCCTCGCCCCGACCGTCAACCTGCACCGGTCCCCACTCGGAGGCCGGCACTTCGAGTGCTACTCCGAGGACCCGTACCTCACCGGCGCCATCGGCTCCGGCTACGTCAGCGGAGTGCAGGACGGCGGGGTGGCCACCACCGTCAAGCACTTCGTCGGCAACGACGCCGAGACCGACCGCTTCACCGTGGACGACGTGATCGCACCGCGCACCCTGCGCGAGCTGTACCTCGCGCCCTTCGAGGCCATCGTCAAGAACGCCCGCCCCTGGGGCATCATGACCGCCTACAACCAGGTCAACGGCTCGTCCATGACCGAGCACCGGCACCTCGTCAACGAGGTGCTGCGCGCCGAGTGGGGCTTCGACGGGTGCAACGTCTCGGACTGGATGGCCGCACGCTCCACCACCGGCGCCCTCCTCGGCGGCCTCGACGTGGCCATGCCCGGCCCCCGCACCGTCTACGGCAGCGCCCTCGCCGGAGCCGCCCGCGCCGGGGAGGTCCCGCCGGAGGCGGTGGACGGCGCCGTGCGCAACGTCCTGCGCCTCGCCGCCCGCGTCGGCGCCCTGGAAGGCGCGCCCGCCGCCGTCACCGAACCTCCGGCCGGGATCGACGGTCAGGCGCTGGCCCGGGAGATCGCGGCCCGGGGCTTCGTGCTCGTCCGCAACGAGCCCGCGTCCGGCGGGCGGCGCGCCCTGCCGCTCGACACCGCGCCCGGCCGCACGGTGGCCCTGGTCGGCGCCGCAGCCCGCGACGCCCGGGTCCTCGGCGGCGGCTCGGCGACGGTCTTCCCCGAGCGGGTCGTCTCCCCGCTCGACGGTCTGGGAGCCGCGCTTCCCGCCGGGTCGCTCACGTTCAGTGTCGGCGCCGACCCCAGCGAGGAGCTCGTCCCGGCCGACAAGGGCTTCGAGCTCCGCGCGATCTGCCGCGACGCCTCGGGCGCCGTCCTCGGCGAAGGCAGCCTGCCGTCCGGCCAGGTGCAGTGGATCGGCGAGGACCTCCCGGCCGGCGCCACGTACGAGACGATGGCGAGCATCGAGGTCACCGGCACGTTCGTGCCGCGCGAGAGCGGCGAGCACGCCTTCGGCACCCGGGGGCTCGGCGTCTTCGCCCTCGCCGTGGACGGGCGCACGCTCTGGGAGGGCGTCCAGCGGATGGGCGAGGAGGCCGACCCGTTCGAGGCCTTCTTCGGCGCCCCCAGCGAACGCACCCGCACCACCTTGACCGCGGGGGAGCCCGTCGAGGTGTCCTTGACCTTCCAGGTGCCCGACGTGAGCGCCCTGCCGCTCAAGGCGATCATGTTCTCGCTGCTCCACCTGGGGCCCCGGCGGGACGCGGACGAGCTGATCGCGGAGGCCGTGGAGGCCGCCCGGGCCGCCGATACCGCCGTGGTCGTCGTCGCCACCACCGAGCGCGTCGAGTCCGAGGGCTTCGACCGCAAGGACCTGAGGCTGCCGGGGCGCCAGGACGACCTGGTCCGTGCCGTCGCCGCCGTGAACCGGAACACCGTGGTCGTCGTCAACGCCGGTTCCCCCGTGGAACTGCCCTGGCGCGCGGACGTGGCCGCCGTGCTGCTCACCTGGTTCCCCGGGCAGGAGGGCGGCGCCGCGCTGGCCGACGTACTCCTCGGGGAGACCGAGCCGGGCGGCCGGCTGCCCACCACCTGGCCCGCCGCGCTCGCCGACGCACCCGTCACCGAGGTCGTCCCCCGCGAGGGGCGGCTGGAGTACCGCGAGGGGCTCCTCATCGGGCACCGGGCGTACGAGGCCCGGGGGGTGAAGCCCGCCTACCCGTTCGGGCACGGCCTCGGCTACACCGAATGGGCGTACGAGGCGCTGGAGGTCACCGGGTCGGTGGCGCGGGTGCGGCTCACCAACACGGGCGCCCGGCCCGGGCGGGAGATCGTCCAGCTCTACCTGGCGCCGCTCGCCGACGACGCGGGGCGCCCGGCGAGCTGGCTGGCGGGGTTCGCACCGGTCGCCGCGGGCCCCGGTGAGAGCGTCGAGCTGGAGATCACCCTGCCGGACCGGTCCTTCGAGGTCTGGGACGAGAGCGCCGGCTCCTGGCGCCGCGTCGGCGGCGGATACGAGGTCCGGGCGAGCCGTGCGCACGGCGACACGCGGCTGACGGCCACTCTCCACGTCTAA
- a CDS encoding MarR family winged helix-turn-helix transcriptional regulator produces MPSRRTDPLTLEVVELIGDVVTRYHQEYEHAAAGHQLTGAQARVLNLLSLEPMPMRRIAQKLRCEPSNITGIVDRLESRGLVERRPDPADRRVKLAAPTEEGLLTADRLRESLDFAREPLAGLSDAERGMLRDLLRRMLG; encoded by the coding sequence ATGCCCAGTCGTCGCACAGACCCACTGACCCTTGAGGTCGTCGAGCTCATCGGCGACGTCGTGACCCGCTACCACCAGGAGTACGAGCACGCGGCCGCCGGCCACCAGCTCACCGGCGCCCAGGCCCGCGTACTGAACCTGCTGTCCCTGGAACCGATGCCCATGCGCCGGATCGCGCAGAAGCTCAGGTGCGAGCCCTCCAACATCACCGGCATCGTGGACCGGCTGGAGTCCCGCGGCCTGGTCGAACGCCGGCCGGACCCGGCGGACCGCCGGGTGAAGCTGGCCGCCCCCACCGAGGAGGGGCTGCTGACCGCGGACCGGCTGCGCGAGTCGCTCGACTTCGCGCGCGAACCGCTGGCGGGGCTGTCCGACGCCGAGCGGGGGATGCTGCGGGACCTGCTCAGGCGGATGCTGGGCTGA
- a CDS encoding Lrp/AsnC family transcriptional regulator, producing MDRLDREILGILREDARISYRDLGVRVGLSANATADRVRRMRRDGVIRAFTVVVDPAADTRGGLVVFIDLTLRQDTTNEQFEQRVAKLPGITEVVHVTGEYDYLVRARAADPAALDGLLRRLKRDAGVAQSSTRIALRAATRPGTA from the coding sequence ATGGACCGCCTCGACAGGGAAATCCTCGGGATCCTCCGGGAGGATGCGCGGATCTCGTACCGGGACCTCGGCGTCCGGGTCGGCCTCAGCGCCAACGCCACCGCCGACCGGGTGCGCCGGATGCGGCGGGACGGGGTGATCCGCGCGTTCACCGTCGTCGTCGACCCGGCCGCCGACACCCGGGGAGGGCTGGTCGTCTTCATCGACCTCACGCTCCGCCAGGACACCACCAACGAGCAGTTCGAGCAGCGGGTCGCGAAGCTTCCCGGGATCACCGAGGTGGTACACGTGACGGGGGAGTACGACTACCTCGTACGGGCCCGGGCCGCCGACCCCGCCGCCCTCGACGGGCTGCTGCGCCGGCTCAAGCGGGATGCCGGGGTGGCCCAGTCCAGCACCCGGATCGCGCTGCGCGCCGCCACCCGGCCCGGCACGGCCTGA